One part of the Marichromatium purpuratum 984 genome encodes these proteins:
- a CDS encoding LysE family translocator, whose product MLPLDTALLFFAASVALALAPGPDNIFVLTQSALHGRLAGLFVTLGLCTGVMLHTAAVALGVAALFAASALAFTVLKVLGALYLLYLAWQAFRAGACALDGSGATAPRRAQLYARGVLMSTTNPKVAIFFLAFLPQFADPARGPLTLQLLLLGALFMLSALLVFSAIAWSSGTLGARLRRSPRAQLILNRVAGTVFAGLALKLATASR is encoded by the coding sequence ATGCTGCCCCTCGATACCGCGCTGTTGTTCTTCGCCGCCTCGGTCGCTCTGGCGCTTGCGCCCGGGCCGGACAACATCTTCGTGCTCACCCAGTCGGCCCTGCACGGTCGGCTGGCGGGGCTCTTCGTCACCCTCGGGCTGTGCACCGGGGTGATGCTCCATACCGCCGCGGTGGCGCTCGGCGTGGCCGCGCTGTTCGCCGCCTCGGCGCTCGCCTTCACCGTGCTCAAGGTGCTCGGCGCGCTCTATCTGCTCTATCTCGCCTGGCAGGCGTTCCGCGCCGGGGCCTGCGCGCTCGACGGCAGCGGCGCCACCGCGCCGCGCCGCGCCCAGCTCTACGCCCGTGGCGTGTTGATGAGCACCACCAACCCCAAGGTGGCGATCTTCTTCCTCGCCTTCCTGCCCCAGTTCGCCGACCCCGCGCGTGGCCCGCTGACCCTGCAGCTGTTGCTGCTCGGGGCGCTGTTCATGCTCTCGGCGCTGCTGGTGTTCTCCGCCATCGCCTGGTCCTCGGGCACCCTCGGCGCCCGGCTGCGCCGCTCCCCCCGCGCCCAGTTGATCCTCAACCGGGTGGCCGGCACCGTCTTCGCCGGCCTCGCCCTCAAGCTCGCCACTGCCTCGCGCTGA
- the rsmD gene encoding 16S rRNA (guanine(966)-N(2))-methyltransferase RsmD: MKPSRSGQHQLRIVGGRHRGRRLPVIDQPGLRPTADRVRETLFNWVAPTIAGARCLDLFAGSGALGLEACSRGAGEVVLIERAAAAARQLQVNVRTLGEQSVEVIRADALDWLATTPPRPFDLIFLDPPFAEDLLAPALTRLVEDGWVAPGGRLYVERGRQEGLPEAPPGWVLLRDKCAGQVRYGLLAEDVE; this comes from the coding sequence ATGAAGCCGAGTAGGTCGGGGCAGCATCAGCTGCGCATCGTCGGTGGCCGCCATCGCGGTCGCCGGCTGCCGGTGATCGATCAGCCGGGGCTGCGCCCGACCGCCGATCGGGTGCGCGAGACCCTGTTCAACTGGGTGGCACCGACGATCGCCGGGGCGCGCTGTCTCGACCTCTTCGCCGGCAGCGGCGCGCTCGGGCTCGAGGCCTGCTCGCGCGGCGCCGGCGAGGTGGTGCTGATCGAGCGCGCCGCGGCGGCGGCGCGTCAGCTCCAGGTCAATGTCCGCACGCTCGGCGAGCAGTCGGTCGAGGTGATCCGCGCCGATGCCTTGGACTGGCTCGCCACCACCCCGCCGCGCCCCTTCGACCTGATCTTCCTCGACCCGCCCTTTGCCGAGGACCTGCTCGCCCCGGCGCTGACGCGGCTGGTCGAGGACGGCTGGGTGGCGCCGGGTGGGCGTCTCTATGTCGAGCGCGGACGTCAGGAGGGGTTGCCGGAGGCGCCGCCGGGCTGGGTGCTGCTGCGCGACAAGTGCGCCGGGCAGGTCCGTTACGGGCTGCTCGCCGAGGACGTCGAGTGA
- the gspD gene encoding type II secretion system secretin GspD, giving the protein MDADPRPRTTSGLLLTLLVLLVLGGCERADWDPTLRLGDPAGHVVDAERQRGGEHPGGTSATTIALGDGDTRARTRDFIDPGSGAVVQRIARPQVDTTPGEVTLNFERTDIREVVRVILGEVLQRDYVLHPAVQGEVSLQAQALRREHLLPTLETLLRMNGAALVERGGGYQILPLTNALQGQVVPQLGESSRALPAGYSVQVVPLRYIGAAEMGRILEPLAPEGSILRVDTQRNLVVIAGTGPEMANLLDTIRVFDVDWMAGLSVGFFMLEFAKAEAVVEQLTTLLDTKEGGALDGVFRFVPIESANALLVVSPQQRYVERARDWIKRLDMAEASGEATERLFVYRVRHGNAESLAEILSELFGGGRGEGQRSLGAVAPGMERVTLDADGEGGEAASARPQTRAHRLDTGVSIVADAVNNSLLIKASARDYQKILDALKQLDIVPLQVLVEATIVEITLTGNLEYGVQWDFFGLATADQRSNFRLDGTLDGAKDSGIGAIFPGFTWSVISRPDTIRATLSALAGRNLVNVLSSPSVMVLDNQTAKMQVGQQVPVATAQQQSTSTTDRIVNSIEYRDTGVMLSVRPRVTPGGMVQMEIEQEVSTVATTESSNLDSPTFQTRNITSSVAVRSNQAVVLGGLIQDQREDGKQGVPGLYDLPIAGALFGERSKKANRTELVVILTPRVIASDQDLEAVTRDFRSKVKGLEF; this is encoded by the coding sequence ATGGACGCAGACCCCAGACCACGCACCACCAGCGGCCTGTTGCTGACGCTGCTGGTCCTGCTCGTGCTCGGTGGCTGCGAGCGCGCCGACTGGGACCCCACGCTCAGGCTCGGCGACCCGGCCGGACACGTCGTCGATGCCGAGCGCCAGCGCGGTGGCGAACACCCTGGCGGCACCAGCGCCACCACCATCGCACTCGGCGACGGCGACACCCGCGCCCGCACCCGCGATTTCATCGACCCCGGCAGCGGCGCCGTGGTGCAGCGCATCGCCCGCCCCCAGGTCGACACCACCCCGGGCGAGGTCACCCTCAACTTCGAGCGTACCGACATCCGCGAGGTGGTACGGGTGATCCTCGGCGAGGTGCTGCAGCGCGACTATGTGCTCCACCCCGCGGTACAGGGCGAGGTCTCGCTGCAGGCCCAGGCGCTGCGACGCGAGCATCTGCTGCCGACCCTCGAGACCCTGCTGCGGATGAACGGCGCGGCACTGGTCGAGCGCGGCGGCGGCTACCAGATCCTGCCGCTGACCAACGCGCTGCAGGGCCAGGTGGTCCCCCAGCTCGGCGAGTCGAGCCGTGCGCTGCCGGCCGGCTACAGCGTCCAGGTGGTGCCGCTGCGCTATATCGGCGCCGCCGAGATGGGGCGCATCCTCGAACCCCTCGCCCCCGAAGGCAGCATCCTGCGCGTCGACACCCAGCGCAACCTGGTGGTGATCGCCGGCACCGGCCCGGAGATGGCCAACCTGCTCGACACCATCCGGGTGTTCGACGTCGACTGGATGGCCGGGCTCTCGGTCGGCTTCTTCATGCTCGAGTTCGCCAAGGCCGAGGCGGTGGTCGAGCAGCTCACCACCCTGCTCGACACCAAGGAGGGCGGCGCGCTCGACGGGGTGTTCCGCTTCGTCCCGATCGAGAGCGCCAACGCGCTGCTGGTGGTCTCGCCGCAACAGCGCTATGTCGAACGCGCACGCGACTGGATCAAACGTCTGGACATGGCCGAGGCCTCGGGCGAGGCGACCGAGCGGCTGTTCGTCTATCGCGTCCGTCACGGCAACGCCGAATCACTCGCCGAGATCCTCTCGGAGCTGTTCGGGGGCGGTCGGGGCGAGGGGCAGCGCAGCCTCGGCGCGGTGGCCCCGGGGATGGAACGGGTCACCCTCGATGCCGACGGCGAGGGTGGCGAGGCCGCGAGCGCCCGCCCCCAGACCCGCGCCCATCGTCTCGACACCGGGGTCAGCATCGTCGCCGACGCGGTCAACAACTCGCTGCTGATCAAGGCCAGCGCCCGCGACTATCAGAAGATCCTCGACGCGCTCAAGCAGCTCGATATCGTCCCGCTGCAGGTGCTGGTCGAGGCGACCATCGTCGAGATCACCCTCACCGGCAATCTCGAATACGGCGTGCAGTGGGACTTCTTCGGCCTCGCCACCGCCGACCAGCGCAGCAACTTCCGTCTCGACGGCACCCTCGACGGCGCCAAGGACTCGGGTATCGGCGCCATCTTCCCCGGCTTCACCTGGTCGGTGATCTCGCGCCCCGACACCATCCGCGCCACCCTCAGCGCGCTAGCCGGGCGCAACCTCGTCAACGTGCTCTCCTCGCCCTCGGTGATGGTGCTCGACAACCAGACGGCGAAGATGCAGGTCGGCCAGCAGGTGCCGGTGGCCACCGCCCAGCAACAGAGCACCTCGACCACCGACCGCATCGTCAACAGCATCGAGTACCGCGACACCGGGGTGATGCTGTCGGTGAGGCCGCGCGTCACCCCCGGCGGCATGGTGCAGATGGAGATCGAGCAGGAGGTCAGCACCGTAGCCACCACCGAGAGTTCAAACCTCGACTCGCCCACCTTCCAGACCCGCAACATCACCAGCTCGGTGGCGGTGCGCTCCAACCAGGCGGTGGTGCTCGGCGGACTGATCCAGGACCAGCGCGAGGACGGCAAGCAGGGCGTGCCTGGGCTCTACGACCTGCCGATCGCCGGCGCCCTGTTCGGCGAACGCAGCAAGAAGGCCAACCGCACCGAGCTGGTGGTGATCCTCACCCCCAGGGTGATTGCCAGCGACCAGGACCTCGAGGCCGTCACCCGCGACTTTCGCAGCAAGGTCAAGGGGTTGGAGTTCTAG
- a CDS encoding M16 family metallopeptidase, whose product MSADRFRPRVWLGALLLCAAGLVQATPEIQTWETDNGARVLFVAAPGLPMVDLRVAFDAGSARDGARPGLASLTAAMLAQGAGEWDADTIAARLEGVGAEFGSGVDRDIFSVSLRSLTREPALDTALDTLAALLAAPRFPATDLERVRENRLVALRQQQESPRTQASRAFYRAIYGDHPYAEDPTGSAEGVSAITRDDLVAFHQRYLVGANAVVAIVGALDRAGAERLAERAVGTLPRGESAPALPEVAALAQGVQQRIAFPSSQTAVLAGQPGMRRGDPDYFALYVGNHILGGSGLVSQLMHEVREQRGLSYSVYSYFLPLDRLGPFLMGLQTRNDQAEQAIAVMRETLERFIAEGPTEDELEAARRNITGGFPLRIDSNGDIVQYLAMIGFYELPLDHLARFAERVEAVDAAQIRDAFARRVDPERMVLVQVGGGAGQTARVDEAE is encoded by the coding sequence ATGTCCGCTGATCGTTTCCGCCCGCGCGTCTGGCTCGGCGCCCTGCTGCTGTGCGCCGCCGGGCTCGTCCAGGCCACCCCCGAGATCCAGACCTGGGAGACCGACAACGGCGCCCGGGTGCTGTTCGTCGCCGCGCCAGGGTTGCCGATGGTCGATCTGCGCGTAGCCTTCGACGCCGGCAGTGCGCGCGACGGCGCCCGTCCCGGGTTGGCCTCGCTGACCGCGGCGATGCTCGCCCAGGGCGCCGGTGAGTGGGACGCCGACACCATTGCCGCGCGTCTCGAGGGTGTCGGCGCCGAGTTCGGCAGCGGGGTCGATCGCGACATCTTCTCAGTGTCGCTGCGCAGCCTGACCCGCGAACCGGCGCTCGACACCGCCCTCGATACCCTCGCCGCGCTGCTCGCCGCGCCGCGCTTCCCCGCGACCGATCTCGAGCGGGTGCGCGAGAACCGCCTGGTGGCGCTGCGTCAGCAGCAGGAGTCGCCGCGTACCCAGGCTAGCCGCGCCTTCTATCGGGCGATCTATGGCGATCACCCCTATGCCGAGGACCCGACCGGTAGCGCCGAGGGGGTGAGTGCGATCACCCGCGACGATCTGGTCGCCTTCCACCAGCGCTATCTGGTCGGTGCCAACGCGGTGGTGGCGATCGTCGGCGCGCTCGATCGCGCCGGCGCCGAGCGGCTCGCCGAGCGTGCGGTCGGCACCTTGCCGCGCGGCGAGTCGGCGCCGGCGCTGCCCGAGGTGGCGGCGCTCGCGCAGGGCGTGCAACAGCGCATCGCCTTTCCGTCGAGCCAGACGGCGGTGCTCGCCGGTCAGCCGGGGATGCGTCGCGGCGATCCCGACTACTTCGCGCTCTATGTCGGCAACCACATCCTCGGCGGCAGCGGGCTGGTCTCGCAGCTGATGCACGAGGTGCGCGAGCAGCGCGGACTGTCCTACAGCGTCTACAGCTACTTCCTGCCGCTGGATCGGCTCGGTCCCTTCCTGATGGGGCTGCAGACTCGCAACGATCAGGCCGAGCAGGCGATCGCGGTGATGCGCGAGACCCTCGAGCGTTTCATCGCCGAGGGGCCGACCGAGGACGAACTCGAGGCCGCCAGGCGCAACATCACTGGCGGCTTCCCGTTGCGCATCGACAGCAACGGCGACATCGTCCAGTACCTGGCGATGATCGGTTTCTACGAGCTGCCGCTCGATCATCTTGCGCGCTTCGCCGAGCGTGTCGAGGCGGTCGATGCCGCGCAGATCCGCGATGCCTTCGCGCGCCGGGTCGATCCCGAGCGGATGGTGCTGGTGCAGGTCGGCGGGGGTGCGGGGCAGACGGCGCGGGTCGATGAAGCCGAGTAG
- a CDS encoding M16 family metallopeptidase — protein sequence MSRRFIATLVCLLPLAAGASQTVYQHQLDNGLKILVKPDHRAPVLTSQVWYRVGSSYEYGGITGISHLLEHMMFKGTERLAPGEFSRIIAANGGEENAFTSRDYTAYFQNLASDRLEIAFELEAERMRNLALDPGEFAKELEVVKEERRMRTDDDPQSLTYERFNATAYDASPYGIPVIGWPGDLAEVQVEDLRDWYQQWYAPNNATLVVAGDVDPEQVFALAEHHFGPLQAEPIATPKGRPEPEQLGEKRLRVKAPAQEPYLLMGYKAPAVIDAETAWEPYALEVLASVLDGGKSARLERKLVRGREVAASVGAGYSAFGRLPGLFLFEGVPAQGHAIDELEQALRDEIARLQNEPVEPAELERVRNQLIADKIYEKDSLFYQGMQLGQLEAVGLGWELADRYVDALAAVTPEQIQAVARKYLVADRLTVAVLDPQPIDPAAAPASATSHRGAAHVR from the coding sequence ATGTCACGACGATTCATCGCGACCCTGGTCTGTCTGCTGCCGCTGGCGGCGGGTGCGAGCCAGACGGTCTACCAACACCAACTCGACAACGGGCTCAAGATCCTGGTCAAGCCCGATCATCGCGCTCCGGTACTCACCAGCCAGGTGTGGTATCGGGTCGGTTCGAGCTACGAGTACGGTGGCATCACCGGTATCTCGCACCTGCTCGAGCACATGATGTTCAAGGGCACCGAGCGACTCGCCCCGGGCGAGTTCTCGCGCATCATCGCCGCCAACGGTGGTGAGGAGAACGCCTTCACCAGCCGCGACTACACCGCCTATTTCCAGAACCTCGCCAGCGATCGGCTGGAGATCGCCTTCGAGCTCGAGGCCGAGCGCATGCGCAACCTGGCGCTCGACCCGGGCGAGTTCGCCAAGGAGCTGGAAGTGGTCAAGGAGGAGCGGCGGATGCGCACCGACGACGATCCGCAGTCACTCACCTACGAGCGTTTCAACGCCACCGCTTACGACGCCTCGCCCTACGGCATCCCGGTGATCGGTTGGCCGGGGGATCTCGCCGAGGTGCAGGTCGAGGACCTGCGTGACTGGTATCAACAGTGGTACGCCCCCAACAACGCCACCCTGGTGGTCGCCGGCGATGTCGATCCCGAGCAGGTCTTCGCCCTCGCCGAGCATCATTTCGGGCCGTTGCAGGCCGAGCCGATCGCGACCCCGAAGGGCCGTCCCGAGCCCGAGCAGCTCGGCGAGAAGCGGCTGCGGGTCAAGGCCCCGGCGCAGGAGCCCTATCTGCTGATGGGCTACAAGGCCCCGGCGGTGATCGATGCCGAGACCGCGTGGGAGCCCTATGCGCTCGAGGTGTTGGCCTCGGTGCTCGACGGTGGCAAGAGCGCGCGCCTCGAACGCAAGCTGGTGCGTGGGCGCGAGGTGGCCGCCTCGGTCGGCGCTGGCTACAGCGCCTTCGGGCGACTGCCCGGGCTGTTCCTGTTCGAGGGCGTTCCCGCCCAAGGCCACGCCATCGACGAACTCGAACAGGCGCTGCGCGACGAGATCGCGCGGCTGCAGAACGAACCGGTCGAACCCGCCGAACTCGAGCGGGTGCGCAACCAGCTCATCGCCGACAAGATCTACGAGAAGGACTCGCTGTTCTATCAGGGCATGCAGCTCGGCCAGCTCGAGGCCGTGGGGCTCGGTTGGGAGTTGGCCGATCGCTATGTCGACGCGCTCGCCGCAGTGACCCCCGAACAGATCCAGGCGGTCGCGCGCAAGTATCTGGTGGCCGACCGGCTCACCGTCGCCGTGCTCGATCCGCAACCGATCGACCCCGCCGCCGCACCCGCGTCCGCCACGTCCCATCGAGGAGCCGCCCATGTCCGCTGA